One genomic segment of Ferrimonas sp. YFM includes these proteins:
- a CDS encoding helix-turn-helix transcriptional regulator — MDRIDDIPQITYDSPRLRKTGMDILDLEEFLQDICAQGANPYQPHRVSHFCLIFVEQGEGEHFIDFHSYQYEPDCIIFLNKEQIHGFDKERKIQGKLVLMTREFFSASSANIRTSYFVPVHQSLSAFPVLHLSEELNESCRAMLTEMTRALSEGPDSGVIVQLLLSAMLLKLTKQRESHLIHLSEHQKERFGEFLRLVDKHYSEIREASQYAQLMHSSYKCLNQLCKTCCGHTAKQLIDFRIILEIKRKLAMDGLSVQDAAFQLGFDDITHFIKYFKRHTGKTPAAFKREQET, encoded by the coding sequence ATGGATAGAATCGACGACATTCCCCAAATCACCTACGACAGCCCCAGGCTTCGTAAGACAGGCATGGACATACTGGACCTCGAGGAGTTTCTCCAGGACATCTGTGCCCAGGGCGCCAACCCCTATCAGCCCCACAGGGTCAGTCACTTCTGCCTTATCTTTGTGGAGCAGGGGGAGGGGGAGCACTTTATCGATTTCCACTCCTATCAGTATGAGCCGGACTGCATCATCTTCCTCAATAAAGAGCAGATACACGGGTTCGACAAAGAGAGGAAGATCCAGGGCAAGCTGGTGCTGATGACCCGGGAGTTCTTCTCCGCCAGCTCTGCCAACATCCGCACCTCCTACTTTGTCCCTGTGCATCAAAGCCTGAGCGCGTTTCCGGTGCTTCATCTCTCCGAGGAGTTGAATGAAAGTTGCCGGGCAATGCTGACCGAAATGACCCGGGCCCTGAGCGAAGGACCGGACAGCGGCGTCATAGTGCAGCTGCTGCTGTCGGCCATGCTGCTCAAACTGACCAAGCAGAGGGAGAGTCACCTTATCCACCTGAGTGAACATCAGAAGGAGCGCTTCGGGGAGTTCCTGCGGCTGGTGGATAAGCATTACAGCGAAATTCGGGAAGCCAGCCAGTACGCCCAGTTGATGCACAGCAGCTACAAATGTTTGAACCAGCTATGTAAAACCTGCTGCGGCCACACCGCCAAGCAGCTGATCGATTTTCGGATTATCCTGGAGATCAAGCGCAAGCTGGCCATGGATGGGCTGTCGGTCCAGGACGCCGCCTTCCAACTGGGGTTTGACGACATCACCCACTTCATCAAGTACTTCAAACGCCACACAGGCAAAACCCCGGCAGCCTTCAAGCGAGAGCAGGAAACCTGA
- a CDS encoding cadherin-like domain-containing protein encodes MMNPTAHHAPLKTLTAAMLLSMLTACGSDDNNEASVTPPPPPPPAANTAPVANPDTAEATVGTPVTIDLLANDTDADGDPLTLTRIDLTEGSGSVSIEDNKAVFEPEQAGEAKFTYLITDGKGGEATSTLTLSIQAEPVVQLSYVGSQACLTCHSNKESFLTSGHPFKLNKVVDGQMPEYPYTNIIGALEMLEGVVNPSGAPESYEDVSYVIGGYKKQVMWLDLDGYRYTGDKVIGKLDEDGYVYEMWSWGDNLGPERAPFYCGRCHTTGWKDFTSEEGDDRNPHHQDGMEGILGTFEQPGVQCESCHGAGSDHIMAPSSSNITRLAEPRTVAQMTAEDQAFGQAVACVECHTHGGDKSYPEYLTHYTETFGGTDAVGGLVAKGAGGRGGRGGRVAADTMMGYDPDTGVAQGKKRNMHCNTCHESHMSTHFRDKPGHEGALKKACTDCHQMEFANAEGGNGMAAMIHGSTDCTSCHMPSQSHLFKVDISAPSEDGHHYSEDGQYSQPWLRPADSCQGCHTEDYDARAAKMKQVHL; translated from the coding sequence ATGATGAACCCCACCGCGCACCATGCGCCCTTGAAGACGCTGACAGCGGCCATGCTGCTCAGCATGCTGACCGCCTGCGGCAGCGATGACAACAACGAGGCGTCCGTGACGCCTCCACCTCCGCCGCCCCCGGCGGCAAATACGGCCCCGGTCGCCAATCCGGACACCGCCGAAGCCACCGTTGGCACGCCAGTCACCATAGACCTGCTGGCCAACGACACCGACGCCGATGGTGACCCCCTGACCCTGACCCGGATCGATCTGACCGAGGGAAGCGGCAGCGTCTCCATCGAGGACAACAAGGCTGTGTTTGAACCAGAACAGGCCGGAGAAGCCAAGTTCACCTACCTGATTACCGATGGCAAAGGCGGTGAAGCCACCTCCACCCTTACCCTCTCCATTCAGGCCGAGCCTGTGGTTCAGCTGAGCTATGTGGGCAGCCAAGCCTGCCTCACCTGCCACAGCAACAAGGAGAGTTTCCTGACATCCGGCCATCCCTTCAAACTTAATAAAGTGGTCGACGGTCAGATGCCCGAGTACCCCTACACCAACATCATTGGTGCACTGGAGATGCTCGAAGGTGTGGTCAACCCGAGCGGTGCCCCGGAAAGCTATGAGGATGTCTCCTACGTCATTGGCGGCTATAAGAAACAGGTGATGTGGCTGGACCTGGATGGCTACCGCTACACCGGCGACAAGGTAATCGGCAAGCTCGACGAAGATGGTTACGTCTATGAGATGTGGTCCTGGGGAGACAACCTCGGCCCAGAGCGAGCCCCCTTCTATTGCGGCCGCTGTCATACCACAGGCTGGAAGGATTTCACCTCCGAAGAGGGCGATGATCGCAACCCCCACCATCAGGATGGCATGGAGGGGATCCTGGGCACCTTCGAACAGCCCGGCGTCCAGTGCGAATCCTGCCACGGCGCCGGCAGCGACCACATCATGGCTCCATCCAGCAGCAACATTACCCGCCTGGCCGAGCCTCGTACTGTGGCACAGATGACAGCTGAGGATCAGGCCTTTGGCCAAGCGGTGGCCTGTGTGGAATGCCACACCCATGGTGGCGACAAGTCCTACCCCGAATACCTGACCCATTACACCGAAACCTTTGGCGGTACTGATGCGGTCGGCGGCCTGGTTGCCAAAGGCGCGGGTGGCCGAGGTGGACGCGGTGGTCGTGTCGCGGCCGACACCATGATGGGATACGATCCGGATACCGGTGTGGCCCAGGGCAAGAAGCGCAACATGCACTGTAACACCTGCCATGAGAGCCATATGTCCACGCACTTCAGGGATAAGCCAGGACACGAAGGGGCCTTGAAGAAGGCGTGCACCGACTGCCACCAGATGGAGTTTGCCAACGCCGAAGGCGGCAACGGCATGGCGGCCATGATCCACGGCAGCACAGACTGCACCAGTTGTCATATGCCCAGTCAGTCACACCTGTTCAAGGTCGACATCTCCGCGCCTTCCGAGGATGGTCACCACTACTCCGAGGATGGCCAGTACAGTCAGCCCTGGTTGCGCCCCGCCGACTCTTGTCAGGGCTGCCATACCGAGGACTATGACGCCCGAGCCGCTAAGATGAAACAAGTGCACCTCTAA
- a CDS encoding AraC family transcriptional regulator encodes MDNSDPIPDVSYRPPSIEESGIEILDLELFRSRLKHYHFDPYKPHRVKYYCFLYITEGQGEHLIDFERYPYDSGSVIFINPNQVHAFDASDRPQGKMINMTPAFFAKSAANIRTSYFIPTHLNRASSPVLQLSPQLNHSCHALLKEVSLAQQEGADDELVVQLLFIALLVKLGRQRKSHLAHLSEQQKERFGQFLNLVEQHYIEAREASQYAQWMHTSYKSLNQLCKSCCGQTAKQLIDFRTILEIKRKLVMDGLSTQETASDLSFEDSSYLNKYFKRLTGQTPAAFKRDNEF; translated from the coding sequence GTGGACAACAGCGATCCCATTCCCGACGTCAGCTATCGCCCCCCCTCCATAGAGGAGTCCGGCATCGAGATACTCGACCTCGAGCTGTTTCGAAGCAGGCTGAAACACTACCACTTTGACCCTTATAAGCCCCACAGGGTGAAATACTACTGCTTCCTCTACATCACCGAGGGTCAGGGGGAGCACCTGATCGACTTTGAGCGCTACCCCTATGATTCCGGCAGTGTCATCTTCATCAACCCCAATCAGGTGCACGCATTCGACGCCAGTGACCGTCCCCAGGGCAAGATGATCAACATGACCCCCGCCTTCTTTGCCAAGAGTGCGGCCAATATTCGCACCTCCTACTTCATTCCCACCCACCTGAACCGGGCCTCCTCACCGGTTCTTCAGCTGTCTCCCCAACTGAATCACAGTTGTCACGCCCTTCTCAAGGAAGTCAGCCTCGCTCAACAGGAGGGCGCCGATGATGAGTTGGTGGTCCAGCTGCTGTTTATCGCCCTGCTGGTCAAGCTGGGCCGGCAACGCAAGAGTCATCTGGCTCATTTGAGTGAGCAACAAAAGGAGCGCTTCGGCCAGTTTCTCAACCTGGTGGAGCAACACTACATCGAGGCCCGGGAAGCCAGTCAGTACGCCCAGTGGATGCACACCAGCTACAAGAGCCTCAATCAACTGTGTAAGAGCTGCTGCGGCCAGACCGCCAAGCAGCTGATCGACTTCCGCACCATACTGGAGATCAAGCGCAAGCTGGTGATGGATGGGTTGTCGACTCAGGAGACCGCCTCGGATCTCAGCTTCGAAGACAGCAGCTACCTGAACAAATACTTCAAGCGGCTGACCGGACAGACTCCGGCCGCCTTTAAACGGGACAATGAGTTTTAG
- a CDS encoding Ig-like domain-containing protein: MKLYALNAPLKTLTAAMLLSLLSACGGDNDNNNGGDPTPPGNTTPVANPVDASATMGSPSMIDALANDTDADGDELTLETVTLFDGRGVATIDGNRIRFEPLEVGTTILNYSISDGNGGHASSTVTISVAAQALSYVGSEACLSCHTDKKSYLETGHNFKLTKVNGEEPIYPFTSISGALDLLDVHNTLGNPNGWEDISYVIGGYMRSAMFIDQNGYIFSGDKAGVGVAPKGGQVPYAFPYSANDAPDSHGFDYCGRCHTTGWRDYTEGSHDNRNLNRQDDMPGMGGTFALTGIQCEACHGAGLAHIQKPSKDNIVKVAEARSTNDFLAEDMGFGKPIACAECHSTDDAVRRYPDYVSPHNQEFGGDSLEARLKVMTGFGPEGRRDGRGGRQAATELLGTDPDTGEAMGKKKGFTCSTCHNPHQSKVNMDKPGHENAMVRQCTDCHTQEFNNAPGSDIAAAAHEFTATCLDCHMPGGSDSHMFKIDLEGAKDDPRHFSADGDYVKPWLRAYDSCSGCHEEDYDERAVRIGTIHN; the protein is encoded by the coding sequence ATGAAACTCTACGCGCTCAATGCGCCCCTCAAAACACTGACCGCAGCCATGCTGCTCAGCCTGCTGAGCGCCTGTGGCGGCGATAACGACAATAACAATGGCGGGGACCCGACTCCCCCCGGAAACACGACTCCTGTTGCCAACCCTGTGGACGCCAGCGCCACCATGGGCAGCCCCAGCATGATTGATGCTCTGGCCAACGACACCGATGCCGACGGCGATGAACTCACCCTGGAAACCGTTACCCTGTTCGACGGCCGGGGTGTCGCCACCATTGATGGCAACCGCATCCGCTTCGAGCCTCTGGAGGTGGGGACCACCATCCTCAACTACAGCATCAGCGACGGCAACGGCGGCCACGCCAGTTCCACGGTGACCATCTCCGTCGCTGCCCAGGCGCTAAGCTACGTGGGCTCAGAGGCCTGTCTCTCATGCCATACCGACAAGAAGAGCTACCTGGAGACGGGCCACAACTTTAAGCTGACCAAGGTGAACGGTGAAGAGCCCATTTACCCCTTCACCTCCATCTCCGGTGCCCTAGACCTGCTGGATGTGCACAATACCCTGGGTAACCCCAATGGCTGGGAGGACATCAGCTACGTGATTGGTGGCTACATGCGCAGCGCCATGTTCATCGACCAAAATGGTTACATCTTCTCGGGCGACAAGGCCGGTGTCGGCGTGGCGCCCAAAGGGGGGCAGGTACCCTATGCCTTCCCCTACAGTGCCAACGATGCTCCCGACTCCCACGGCTTCGATTACTGCGGTCGCTGCCACACCACAGGCTGGAGGGACTACACCGAGGGCAGCCACGACAACCGCAACCTCAACCGCCAGGATGACATGCCTGGCATGGGCGGCACCTTCGCCCTCACCGGCATTCAGTGCGAAGCCTGTCACGGCGCCGGCCTTGCCCACATTCAAAAGCCTTCCAAAGACAACATCGTCAAGGTGGCCGAGGCACGCTCCACCAACGATTTCCTGGCAGAGGATATGGGCTTCGGCAAGCCTATCGCCTGCGCCGAGTGTCATAGCACCGATGATGCAGTAAGGCGCTATCCAGACTACGTGTCGCCTCATAACCAGGAGTTTGGCGGCGACAGCCTGGAAGCGCGGCTGAAGGTGATGACCGGCTTTGGCCCCGAAGGCCGTCGTGATGGCCGGGGTGGTCGTCAGGCGGCAACGGAACTGCTGGGCACCGATCCGGACACCGGCGAGGCCATGGGCAAGAAGAAGGGCTTCACCTGCTCAACCTGCCACAACCCGCATCAGTCCAAAGTCAATATGGATAAACCCGGCCACGAAAACGCCATGGTGCGCCAGTGTACCGACTGTCATACCCAGGAGTTCAATAACGCTCCGGGCAGCGACATCGCCGCTGCGGCCCACGAGTTCACCGCCACCTGCCTCGATTGCCACATGCCCGGGGGCTCGGACTCGCACATGTTCAAGATCGATCTCGAGGGGGCCAAGGATGACCCAAGGCACTTCTCGGCGGACGGTGACTACGTGAAACCCTGGCTGCGTGCTTACGACAGCTGCTCAGGCTGTCACGAGGAGGACTACGACGAGCGGGCTGTCCGCATCGGCACCATCCACAACTAA
- a CDS encoding cob(I)alamin adenolsyltransferase: protein MQLVMLHGLYMHHTIMRPLAAQLSNLGWQIEGFSYNSLAIDAGLLFERLSALSRPGEPQFLVGHSLGGVLARRYAEQMELPEGSRIVTLGSPHKGAAIARRLAQWKLEGVMGNAHQHGLLTNPNDHYQGSAELGSLAGNAGIGVGRLLLPNEESDTDGTVLVEETRLEGFHDHIILPHSHTSMLFSSEVARQTDLFLRQGRFQQPE from the coding sequence ATGCAGTTGGTGATGCTACATGGACTGTATATGCACCACACCATCATGCGGCCCCTTGCCGCCCAGCTAAGCAACCTGGGCTGGCAAATTGAGGGGTTCAGTTACAACAGCCTGGCCATTGATGCCGGGCTGTTGTTTGAGCGCCTGTCGGCCCTGTCACGTCCGGGAGAGCCCCAGTTTCTGGTGGGACACAGCCTCGGCGGGGTGTTGGCGCGACGTTATGCCGAACAGATGGAGCTCCCCGAAGGCTCGCGCATCGTCACCCTGGGTTCACCGCACAAGGGCGCCGCCATCGCCCGCCGCCTGGCCCAGTGGAAGCTGGAGGGCGTCATGGGCAATGCCCATCAGCATGGACTGCTGACCAACCCCAACGACCACTATCAAGGCTCGGCAGAGCTTGGCAGCCTGGCGGGCAACGCCGGCATCGGCGTGGGCCGACTGCTCCTGCCCAACGAAGAGTCGGATACCGACGGTACGGTACTGGTTGAGGAAACCCGGCTGGAGGGGTTTCACGACCACATCATTCTGCCCCACAGCCACACCTCCATGCTGTTCTCCTCCGAGGTCGCCAGACAGACGGATCTCTTCCTGAGGCAAGGGCGCTTTCAGCAGCCTGAATAA
- a CDS encoding catalase yields MSKRLTAQNGAPIADDQNSQSFGARGPVALQDWHLIEKLAHFNRERIPERVVHAKGSGAYGTFTLTRDMSEFTLADHFNGVGKQTEVVVRFSTVGGESGSADAERDPRGFAVRFYTENGNHDIVGNNTPVFFLRDGIKFPDFIHTQKRHPVTNLKDPEAMWDFWSLNPEALHQVTILMSDRGIPASYRHMNGYGSHTFSLWNDKGERFWVKFHFKTRQGIQNLSNEQADKLKGIDPDHAQRDLYGAIADGDFPSWTLYLQVMPELDAEQYQINPFDLTKVWPHKDYPLIEVGILELNRNPQNYFNEVEQAAFAPSNLVPGVGASPDKMLQARLFAYADAQRYRVGANYNQLPVNCPHAAQANHYQRAGAMAGTGCPYHGDAKESGVSYGPNSQGGPEQQPQFAEPPLKISGDLDRYDRFAEENFAQAGDLYRLMSDSQRQALADTIAATLSQASDSVQQRMLAHFYQADEEYGQRVARAIEAVKA; encoded by the coding sequence ATGAGCAAACGACTGACCGCACAGAACGGCGCACCCATCGCCGATGATCAAAATAGCCAAAGCTTTGGTGCTCGGGGCCCGGTGGCTTTGCAGGATTGGCACCTGATTGAAAAGTTGGCTCATTTCAACCGAGAGCGGATTCCCGAGCGGGTGGTTCACGCCAAGGGAAGCGGCGCCTACGGCACCTTTACCCTGACCCGGGACATGTCTGAGTTTACCCTGGCGGACCACTTCAATGGGGTGGGAAAGCAGACCGAAGTGGTGGTGCGTTTCTCCACCGTTGGGGGAGAGTCGGGCAGTGCCGATGCGGAGCGCGATCCCCGGGGATTTGCGGTGCGTTTTTACACCGAAAATGGTAACCACGACATAGTTGGTAACAATACTCCGGTGTTTTTCCTGCGAGACGGCATCAAGTTTCCCGATTTCATCCATACCCAGAAGCGTCACCCGGTGACCAACCTGAAAGACCCGGAAGCGATGTGGGACTTCTGGTCTCTCAACCCTGAGGCATTACACCAGGTCACTATCCTGATGTCGGACCGGGGGATTCCTGCCAGCTACCGACACATGAACGGCTATGGCTCTCACACCTTCTCATTGTGGAACGACAAGGGAGAACGCTTCTGGGTGAAGTTCCACTTCAAGACCCGCCAAGGGATCCAGAATCTCAGCAATGAGCAGGCGGACAAATTAAAGGGAATAGACCCGGACCATGCCCAGCGTGATCTCTATGGTGCCATCGCCGACGGTGACTTCCCCAGCTGGACCCTCTATCTGCAGGTGATGCCGGAGCTGGACGCGGAGCAGTACCAGATCAACCCCTTCGATCTGACCAAGGTGTGGCCCCACAAGGACTATCCGCTGATTGAGGTGGGCATTCTGGAGCTGAACCGCAACCCGCAGAACTATTTCAATGAGGTGGAGCAGGCGGCCTTTGCCCCGTCCAATCTGGTGCCCGGGGTGGGCGCGTCTCCGGATAAGATGTTGCAGGCGCGGCTGTTTGCCTACGCCGACGCCCAGCGTTACCGGGTCGGGGCCAACTACAACCAGCTGCCGGTGAACTGCCCCCATGCGGCCCAGGCCAACCACTATCAGAGAGCCGGAGCCATGGCGGGAACAGGCTGCCCCTACCATGGTGATGCCAAGGAGAGTGGCGTGAGCTATGGGCCCAACAGCCAGGGAGGTCCGGAGCAGCAGCCGCAGTTTGCCGAGCCGCCATTGAAGATCAGCGGAGATCTGGACAGGTACGATCGCTTTGCTGAAGAGAACTTTGCCCAGGCCGGCGATCTCTACCGACTGATGAGCGATAGCCAACGTCAGGCCCTGGCGGACACCATCGCCGCCACCCTGAGTCAGGCCAGTGATTCGGTGCAGCAGCGGATGCTGGCCCATTTCTATCAGGCGGATGAGGAGTATGGTCAGCGGGTGGCCCGGGCCATCGAGGCGGTTAAAGCCTGA